One Cardinium endosymbiont cEper1 of Encarsia pergandiella genomic region harbors:
- a CDS encoding DUF3276 family protein, with protein MELHRGLDEVYSKRVNAGKRVYFFDIKSTRSKDYYLTITESKKRAETDGMAYERHKIFLYKEDINKFIRALNEVVDHLKTTLMADYAFDQFDRNTEENPNK; from the coding sequence GTGGAATTACACAGAGGATTAGATGAGGTTTATTCCAAAAGAGTAAATGCAGGAAAAAGAGTTTATTTCTTTGATATAAAGTCAACCAGAAGCAAAGACTATTATCTTACCATCACCGAAAGTAAGAAAAGAGCAGAAACAGATGGCATGGCTTACGAAAGGCATAAAATTTTTTTATATAAAGAAGATATAAATAAATTTATTCGTGCACTTAATGAAGTAGTTGATCACCTTAAAACTACGCTAATGGCGGACTATGCATTCGATCAATTTGATCGGAATACAGAAGAAAATCCAAACAAATAA
- the ychF gene encoding redox-regulated ATPase YchF gives MALKCGLVGLPNVGKSMLFNGLSNGNAASANFPFCTIEPNLGMVMVPDPRIDLLVRLAKSKNSIPAIIEFVDIAGLVKDAHQGEGLGNKFLSHIREVDAIVHVIRCFEDEDVLHVAGGVDPVFDKQIIDHELRCKDIDSLTKRLNKMEQFAKHPSKASQDGYKLLNLFLTALKQGRNARDIRVTAADQPLIDDWQLLTSKPVIYFANVDEATILGHKNLHLSSLQEAVTEENSKMIVGSTALEIQLNALSGEEKDFILQTYKLKASALDTLIQSAYSLLQLITYFTVGPQEVRAWTIQNGTKAPQAAGVIHTDFQRGFIKAEVIAFEDYQTYKSVNGCREAGKLRIEGKDYIVQDGDVILFRFNV, from the coding sequence ATGGCTTTAAAATGTGGACTTGTTGGGTTGCCCAATGTAGGCAAATCTATGTTATTTAATGGTTTATCAAATGGGAATGCAGCTTCTGCGAACTTTCCTTTTTGTACCATAGAGCCTAATCTAGGTATGGTAATGGTGCCAGACCCACGTATCGACCTCCTTGTTAGACTGGCAAAATCTAAAAATAGTATACCTGCTATTATAGAGTTTGTAGACATAGCTGGATTGGTAAAGGATGCCCATCAAGGAGAAGGGTTGGGTAATAAATTCCTTAGCCATATTCGCGAAGTGGATGCAATTGTACATGTGATCAGGTGTTTTGAGGATGAAGATGTATTACATGTAGCTGGTGGTGTAGATCCTGTTTTTGACAAACAAATTATAGACCATGAACTACGGTGCAAGGATATCGATAGCTTAACCAAAAGGTTAAATAAAATGGAGCAGTTTGCTAAACATCCATCAAAAGCTTCACAAGATGGCTATAAGCTATTGAATCTATTTTTAACAGCACTTAAACAAGGCCGTAATGCACGAGATATTCGCGTAACAGCAGCAGATCAGCCATTGATTGATGATTGGCAGCTACTTACGTCAAAACCTGTTATTTACTTTGCCAATGTAGATGAGGCCACCATACTTGGCCACAAGAACCTTCACTTGTCTTCCCTACAAGAGGCTGTTACCGAAGAAAATAGTAAGATGATTGTAGGCTCAACTGCATTAGAAATACAACTTAACGCATTAAGTGGTGAAGAAAAAGATTTTATCTTACAAACATACAAACTTAAAGCATCTGCATTAGACACGCTTATTCAATCAGCCTATTCGTTGCTTCAGCTTATTACCTATTTTACAGTAGGCCCACAAGAAGTACGGGCATGGACTATTCAAAATGGCACGAAAGCACCTCAAGCAGCAGGCGTAATTCATACAGACTTTCAACGTGGATTTATTAAAGCAGAGGTTATTGCTTTTGAAGATTATCAAACCTATAAAAGTGTAAATGGTTGTCGTGAAGCGGGAAAGCTACGCATAGAAGGTAAAGATTATATAGTCCAGGATGGTGATGTAATCCTTTTTCGTTTTAATGTGTAG